In Ilumatobacter fluminis, the following proteins share a genomic window:
- a CDS encoding DUF368 domain-containing protein: MPIPTPLAQAGRGFAMGAADIVPGVSGGTVALVLGIYERLIRNVHAGAHVLKEVLRGRFSEVVPSLRKVEWVWLLSLLAGILVAIAALSSIIETLLHEQPVRMAGLFFGLVVGSITVAWRLVRQKSPREFSVMLVVGLVLFLVLGLRNNTEVADDAAEVVTRSPWIFLGAGAIAICAMILPGISGSFILVMLGMYTEVLGAVNDRDFTSLAAFGIGCVIGLALFSTGLNWALEHHHDLVMSAMIGLMLGSLRVLWAWPGGTATTELGSPSGDVLVPILLAVAGAVLVIGVELVATRLDKADPIA, translated from the coding sequence GTGCCGATCCCGACGCCTCTCGCTCAAGCCGGTCGCGGTTTCGCGATGGGTGCTGCCGACATCGTGCCGGGCGTCTCCGGTGGCACGGTGGCGCTGGTGCTCGGGATCTACGAGCGCCTGATCCGCAACGTCCACGCCGGCGCGCACGTGCTGAAGGAGGTCCTGCGAGGCCGGTTCTCCGAAGTGGTGCCGTCGCTGCGCAAGGTCGAGTGGGTCTGGCTGTTGTCGCTGCTCGCCGGGATCCTGGTGGCGATCGCCGCCCTGTCGTCGATCATCGAGACCCTGCTGCACGAGCAGCCCGTTCGCATGGCCGGGCTGTTCTTCGGCCTCGTCGTCGGCTCGATCACGGTGGCGTGGCGACTGGTCCGCCAGAAGTCGCCTCGCGAGTTCTCCGTGATGCTCGTGGTCGGCCTCGTGCTGTTCCTCGTGCTCGGACTGCGCAACAACACCGAGGTCGCCGACGACGCCGCCGAAGTCGTCACCCGTTCGCCGTGGATCTTCCTCGGCGCCGGAGCGATCGCGATCTGCGCCATGATCCTGCCCGGCATCTCCGGCTCGTTCATCCTCGTCATGCTCGGCATGTACACCGAGGTGCTGGGCGCCGTGAACGATCGCGACTTCACCTCGCTCGCCGCCTTCGGCATCGGCTGCGTGATCGGCTTGGCACTGTTCTCCACCGGGCTCAACTGGGCGCTCGAGCACCATCACGATCTCGTGATGTCGGCGATGATCGGGTTGATGCTCGGGTCGCTGCGCGTGCTGTGGGCATGGCCCGGCGGCACCGCGACGACCGAGCTCGGTTCGCCCTCGGGCGACGTGCTCGTGCCGATCCTGCTCGCCGTCGCCGGCGCCGTCCTCGTGATCGGCGTCGAACTCGTCGCCACCCGCCTCGACAAGGCCGACCCCATCGCCTGA
- a CDS encoding cupin domain-containing protein, whose protein sequence is MGERGTQVVVTTDRFEDDLAALLDDYGFRVEQIFPADAPTTAVVSRDEATLRLEAGVPSRPTELLLTVDAPRGPVRLPGGTRVSFTTPDSGIDMPECHPTLTIRHHEDSGPAGRAGMRYHDLIPDRWGGRYIGSIITIPDGGPVPDYVHYHRVRFQMIAVKTGWVKVVYEGQGEPFVMHPGDVVTQPPGIRHRVLEASPGLEVVEVGCPAEHETIADWEHPLPDELLPAEHQWDGQRFVRHVHADARWEPGRIPGWEACDTGVATGTNGYAGVRLVRPSGTGDIPDELLAFDTQFALIVVLDGSLRFAIEGRPAVLLTAGSSVAVPSGLPHRFLDPSDDCLLLVVTIPAGPS, encoded by the coding sequence ATGGGGGAACGAGGGACGCAGGTGGTCGTCACGACCGACCGCTTCGAGGACGATCTGGCGGCGCTGCTCGACGACTACGGGTTTCGTGTCGAGCAGATCTTTCCCGCCGACGCGCCCACCACGGCGGTCGTATCGCGTGACGAGGCGACCCTCCGGCTCGAGGCCGGGGTCCCGTCCCGACCGACCGAACTCCTCCTGACCGTCGACGCGCCCCGCGGACCGGTCCGGTTGCCGGGCGGCACGCGCGTGTCGTTCACGACCCCCGACTCGGGCATCGACATGCCGGAATGTCATCCGACGTTGACCATCCGACACCACGAGGATTCCGGACCGGCCGGTCGCGCCGGGATGCGCTACCACGACCTGATCCCCGATCGCTGGGGCGGCCGCTACATCGGGTCGATCATCACCATCCCGGACGGCGGGCCGGTGCCCGACTACGTGCACTACCACCGGGTGCGGTTCCAGATGATCGCCGTGAAGACCGGGTGGGTGAAGGTCGTCTACGAGGGCCAGGGTGAACCATTCGTCATGCACCCCGGCGACGTCGTGACCCAGCCGCCCGGCATCCGTCACCGGGTTCTCGAGGCATCACCCGGGCTCGAGGTGGTCGAGGTCGGCTGTCCCGCCGAACACGAGACGATCGCCGATTGGGAGCATCCGCTCCCCGACGAACTGCTGCCTGCCGAACACCAGTGGGACGGCCAACGATTCGTCCGACACGTCCACGCCGACGCCCGGTGGGAGCCCGGGCGGATCCCCGGCTGGGAGGCATGCGATACCGGCGTGGCGACCGGCACGAACGGCTACGCCGGCGTTCGCCTCGTGCGTCCGTCCGGCACCGGCGACATTCCCGACGAACTCCTCGCGTTCGACACACAGTTCGCGCTGATCGTAGTGCTCGACGGGAGCCTGCGGTTCGCGATCGAGGGACGGCCCGCCGTCCTCCTCACCGCCGGGAGCAGCGTCGCCGTGCCGTCTGGGCTGCCGCACCGCTTCCTCGACCCGTCCGACGACTGCCTGCTGCTCGTGGTGACGATCCCGGCCGGCCCGTCGTAG
- a CDS encoding adenosylcobinamide-GDP ribazoletransferase has product MSGFVGAVQFLTRIPVRTSSAIPHERVLPWFPVVGALIGVVVGGVAAGLGELVPVSVAAALAVVTGLSITGAFHEDGLADIADAFGGGVTVERRLEILKDSRHGTYGVAALASSIVVRVVAAASIVSAASVFAAFVAAHTLGRTAAVVAMKAAPPASESGLGASAGRDLAPVAAVVCGITGVGIATLATGWWVLPLVGGAVVGTAAVVVLSVRKIGGLAGDVLGAIEQVVECTVLVVASGLAMRHSLWWS; this is encoded by the coding sequence ATGAGCGGATTTGTCGGAGCCGTCCAGTTCCTCACCCGGATCCCAGTCCGCACCTCGTCGGCCATCCCCCACGAGCGAGTCCTGCCGTGGTTCCCGGTGGTGGGCGCCCTCATCGGCGTGGTCGTCGGTGGAGTCGCCGCCGGCCTCGGCGAACTCGTGCCGGTCTCCGTCGCTGCCGCACTCGCGGTGGTGACCGGCCTGTCGATCACCGGCGCGTTCCACGAGGACGGGCTGGCCGACATCGCTGATGCCTTCGGGGGCGGCGTCACGGTCGAACGCCGGCTCGAGATCCTCAAGGACTCGCGACACGGCACGTACGGCGTCGCAGCACTCGCGTCGTCGATCGTGGTGCGAGTCGTGGCCGCAGCGTCGATCGTGTCCGCGGCATCGGTGTTCGCCGCCTTCGTCGCTGCACACACACTCGGCCGCACAGCAGCCGTCGTTGCGATGAAGGCAGCACCGCCGGCCAGCGAGAGCGGCCTCGGGGCGTCGGCGGGCCGAGATCTCGCGCCGGTCGCAGCCGTGGTCTGCGGCATCACCGGCGTCGGCATCGCGACGCTCGCGACCGGATGGTGGGTGCTGCCGTTGGTGGGCGGCGCCGTCGTCGGAACGGCTGCGGTCGTCGTGCTCTCGGTTCGCAAGATCGGTGGTCTCGCCGGCGACGTTCTCGGCGCGATCGAACAGGTCGTCGAGTGCACCGTGCTCGTGGTCGCATCGGGCCTCGCGATGCGACACAGCCTCTGGTGGTCGTGA
- a CDS encoding bifunctional adenosylcobinamide kinase/adenosylcobinamide-phosphate guanylyltransferase — protein MSGARITVLLGGARAGKTSFAERLAGVGGEPVTYLATSPRIDGDLDLEARIARHRADRPATWSTVEEEIDLAGAIRAIDRGVIVIDCITTWVGNLMHHGHGEADVLACADDAVEASLARDGATIVVTNEVGLGIVPPSELGRAYRDALGRVNQRWVSASERALLIVAGRALPLHEPDELA, from the coding sequence GTGAGCGGCGCCCGAATCACCGTCCTGCTCGGCGGGGCGCGCGCCGGCAAGACCTCGTTCGCCGAGCGGCTCGCCGGTGTCGGCGGCGAACCGGTGACGTACCTGGCGACGAGTCCGCGCATCGACGGCGACCTCGACCTGGAGGCACGCATCGCCCGACACCGAGCCGACCGACCCGCCACCTGGTCGACCGTCGAGGAGGAGATCGACCTCGCCGGAGCGATCCGAGCGATCGACCGCGGCGTGATCGTGATCGATTGCATCACCACGTGGGTGGGCAACCTCATGCATCACGGTCACGGCGAGGCCGACGTGCTCGCCTGCGCCGATGACGCCGTCGAGGCCTCGCTCGCCCGCGACGGTGCGACGATCGTGGTGACGAACGAAGTCGGGCTCGGCATCGTGCCGCCATCCGAACTCGGCCGCGCCTACCGCGACGCGCTCGGCCGGGTGAACCAGCGCTGGGTGTCGGCGTCGGAGCGAGCGCTGCTGATCGTCGCAGGACGTGCGCTGCCACTCCACGAGCCGGACGAGCTCGCATGA
- the cobO gene encoding cob(I)yrinic acid a,c-diamide adenosyltransferase, whose amino-acid sequence MSDAETTDALTDDPRPDGLRSAPSLVLVNTGNGKGKSSAAFGVMMRALAADWPVAVCQFIKSGDWKVGEEKIGRQLGVDWHSFGDGFTWDSDDLEVDKAHAREGWNTAKTVIESGDYKLVLLDELTYLCSWGWIDLDDVVATIRNRPDHVNVVVTGRDAPAEIVELADTVTEMREVKHAYQAGIRAKRGIDY is encoded by the coding sequence ATGTCAGACGCCGAGACGACCGACGCGCTCACCGACGATCCACGGCCCGACGGCCTGCGCAGTGCGCCGTCGCTGGTGCTCGTCAACACCGGCAACGGCAAGGGCAAGAGCTCGGCCGCGTTCGGGGTGATGATGCGGGCGCTCGCCGCCGATTGGCCGGTCGCCGTCTGCCAATTCATCAAGTCCGGCGACTGGAAGGTCGGCGAGGAGAAGATCGGCCGACAGCTCGGTGTCGACTGGCATTCGTTCGGCGACGGCTTCACCTGGGACAGCGACGACCTCGAGGTCGACAAGGCCCACGCCCGCGAGGGGTGGAACACCGCCAAGACGGTGATCGAGTCGGGCGACTACAAGCTGGTGCTCCTCGACGAACTCACCTATCTGTGCTCGTGGGGCTGGATCGATCTCGACGACGTCGTCGCCACGATCCGGAACCGCCCCGATCACGTCAACGTGGTCGTCACCGGACGCGACGCCCCTGCGGAGATCGTCGAGTTGGCCGACACGGTGACCGAGATGCGCGAGGTCAAGCACGCATACCAGGCCGGCATCCGGGCCAAGCGCGGCATCGACTACTGA
- a CDS encoding ABC transporter substrate-binding protein, with amino-acid sequence MQHRLLAGIVGLSLVVAACGDDSSTDTADTTDTVADSTVATTEAPADTTVPTTPDTTTPDTTTPDTTPATTAPTPDTTEPSDDELRLLSLSPALTEMVFAIGADDLLVAVDSFSNYPPEAMELPNELSAYEPNVEAIAGYEPDVVLISGDFTGLGDQLEPLGIEVWDGPAATTLDDTYAQIEGLGELTGNEDEAAAVVADMQADIDEIVASLPPAPEQPLTYFHELGPELYTATSDTFIGAVYGLLGLENVADAAADETSYPQLNAEFLIEANPDLIFLADTKCCGESIDTVSERPGWDAIAAVENGAVIEMDDDIASRWGPRIVEYLQAAADAVQAQLAAA; translated from the coding sequence ATGCAACATCGACTGCTGGCCGGCATCGTCGGCCTGTCCCTCGTCGTGGCCGCGTGCGGCGACGACTCGTCGACCGACACCGCCGACACGACCGACACCGTCGCCGACTCGACCGTCGCGACGACCGAGGCACCGGCCGACACGACGGTGCCGACGACACCCGACACCACCACCCCGGACACGACCACACCCGACACGACGCCGGCGACGACGGCTCCGACGCCGGACACGACCGAGCCGTCCGACGACGAACTGCGCCTGCTGTCGCTGTCGCCCGCACTGACCGAGATGGTCTTCGCGATCGGCGCCGACGACCTGCTGGTTGCCGTCGACTCGTTCTCGAACTACCCGCCCGAGGCGATGGAGCTCCCGAACGAGCTGTCGGCGTACGAGCCGAACGTCGAAGCGATCGCCGGCTACGAGCCCGACGTCGTCCTGATCTCGGGCGACTTCACCGGTCTCGGCGACCAGCTCGAGCCGCTCGGGATCGAGGTGTGGGACGGTCCGGCCGCCACCACGCTCGACGACACCTACGCCCAGATCGAGGGGCTCGGTGAGCTCACCGGCAACGAGGACGAGGCCGCTGCGGTCGTCGCCGACATGCAAGCCGACATCGACGAGATCGTCGCGTCGTTGCCGCCGGCACCCGAGCAACCGCTCACGTACTTCCACGAGCTCGGTCCCGAGCTGTACACGGCGACCTCCGACACGTTCATCGGTGCCGTCTACGGCTTGCTCGGTCTCGAGAACGTCGCCGATGCCGCCGCCGACGAGACCTCGTACCCGCAGCTGAACGCCGAGTTCCTGATCGAGGCGAACCCCGATCTGATCTTCCTCGCCGACACGAAGTGCTGTGGCGAGTCGATCGACACCGTGTCCGAGCGCCCGGGCTGGGACGCCATCGCAGCGGTCGAGAACGGTGCCGTCATCGAGATGGACGACGACATCGCCTCGCGCTGGGGCCCGCGCATCGTCGAGTACCTGCAGGCGGCAGCCGACGCCGTCCAGGCGCAGCTCGCAGCGGCCTGA